The following proteins are encoded in a genomic region of Acidobacteriota bacterium:
- a CDS encoding class I SAM-dependent methyltransferase, with protein MGPPRDRRPRCHHAARSPDRGRCPRRRGSGARRLDRGRSAGRSRALRTVDPGGEVVPVGLHQEMTMARPSGDFTTLARAYAQSRPGYSERVLEALIRFVSAERPVRAVADIGAGTGIFSRMLARHGLDVTAVEPNDAMRREGIATSAGVPIHWHSGRAERTGLPDRCFDWVTVASAFHWVELPAGLIEIHRILRPGGYLTVLWNPRDIDGHPLHERIEAVIEEIVPDLRRVSSGSRRHAADWESVLVSTGHFSDPILFEAPHEERMSRERYMTAWRSVCDIQEQAGPERFEEILRRIAEIVEAHEEIVVPYRTRAWTVRRCS; from the coding sequence ATGGGGCCGCCGCGAGACCGACGGCCTCGATGTCACCACGCTGCTCGATCGCCTGATCGAGGACGATGTCCGCGTCGCCGCGGTTCCGGTGCGCGGCGGCTGGATCGAGGTCGATCGGCCGGGCGATCTCGAGCTTTACGAACGGTGGATCCGGGAGGGGAAGTCGTTCCTGTCGGCCTGCACCAGGAGATGACGATGGCCAGACCGAGCGGCGATTTCACGACCCTGGCGCGTGCTTACGCGCAAAGCCGTCCGGGTTACTCCGAGCGCGTCCTGGAAGCCCTCATCCGGTTCGTCTCGGCGGAGCGACCGGTCCGGGCGGTGGCCGACATCGGCGCGGGGACGGGCATCTTCAGCCGCATGCTCGCGCGGCACGGCCTGGACGTGACGGCTGTCGAGCCGAACGACGCGATGCGGAGGGAGGGCATCGCGACGTCCGCCGGCGTCCCGATCCACTGGCACAGCGGCCGCGCCGAGCGGACCGGGCTTCCGGATCGGTGCTTCGACTGGGTGACGGTCGCCTCGGCTTTCCACTGGGTCGAGTTGCCGGCGGGTCTGATCGAGATTCACCGCATCCTTCGCCCCGGGGGTTACTTGACCGTGCTGTGGAACCCGCGGGACATCGACGGGCACCCCCTGCACGAACGGATCGAAGCGGTGATCGAGGAGATCGTGCCGGATCTTCGCCGCGTTTCGTCCGGTTCACGGCGTCACGCGGCCGACTGGGAGAGCGTGCTCGTTTCGACCGGGCACTTCAGTGATCCGATCCTGTTCGAGGCGCCGCACGAGGAGCGGATGTCCCGGGAACGCTACATGACTGCGTGGCGCTCCGTGTGCGATATCCAGGAGCAGGCGGGTCCCGAGCGATTCGAGGAGATCCTGCGGCGTATCGCCGAAATCGTCGAAGCGCACGAGGAAATCGTCGTCCCCTACCGGACGCGCGCGTGGACCGTGCGCCGTTGCAGTTGA
- a CDS encoding glycosyltransferase, with protein MVQGNGDPGRLVRLILASLHDLLGLAGGDLDHHRRAVELDPEFPFFRWNLAAALLRRGEPDDLDEAQRLLEDLARNTVLLRPATRELEALAGRGRVVRPLEGLKSRCERAPKGGIGATLDLEGRCADLPDLPRVAAKLPPAAPPFGPPAAPASVETLVVPEGHERIDYAVTAVVSVWRSRRFIEGLLDDLLSQSLGPRLEIVVVDSASPEGEGRIVLDRLRRHPNIVYLRTDRRETSHAAFSRAAALARAPYLALANTDDRHHPEALERLARVLDARPDVGLVYADFWVTVRENARFDEAPFEKLKRLEEFTLFDLLAHCSVGPQPMWRKELHHRHGLFDATLDVAGDWEMWLRFAREDVFLHVPETLGVYYYSPTSCERRDPRRAKRENEHILRAYDPLWAEQNARRREARIAAPRLDEILALIVRGDDPGRAAASVAELRKERPRRRDVRFAVVRADEGIPDVPGGPPADPPSWTLPEVMSDGWPWRYRAVALMPAGARLTARRLEELAERLFAGERTGALRVREGAGEVVLLSSSAVLDAASLLAAPERPDAWLDAVARRGWNVAVCAGAETGNA; from the coding sequence ATGGTCCAGGGAAACGGAGATCCCGGGCGGCTGGTCCGGCTGATCCTCGCCTCCCTGCACGATTTGCTCGGACTCGCCGGCGGTGATCTCGACCATCACCGGCGCGCTGTCGAACTCGATCCGGAATTTCCCTTCTTTCGCTGGAACCTCGCTGCGGCGCTGCTCCGCCGCGGCGAGCCGGACGATCTCGACGAGGCCCAGCGGCTCCTCGAGGACCTGGCCCGGAACACGGTGCTGCTCCGACCGGCCACGCGCGAGCTGGAGGCGCTCGCCGGGCGCGGGCGGGTCGTCCGTCCCCTCGAGGGATTGAAGAGCCGCTGCGAGCGGGCGCCCAAGGGAGGGATCGGGGCGACGCTGGATCTCGAGGGACGCTGCGCCGACCTTCCCGATCTTCCGCGCGTCGCCGCAAAGCTCCCCCCGGCCGCACCGCCCTTCGGACCACCCGCGGCGCCGGCCTCCGTCGAGACGCTGGTCGTGCCGGAGGGTCACGAGCGCATCGACTACGCGGTGACCGCCGTCGTTTCCGTCTGGCGTTCCCGGCGTTTCATCGAGGGTCTGCTCGACGATCTCCTGTCCCAGTCGCTCGGGCCGCGCCTCGAGATCGTTGTCGTCGACAGCGCCTCGCCGGAGGGCGAGGGGCGGATCGTGCTCGACCGTCTCCGGCGCCACCCGAACATCGTCTACCTGCGAACCGACCGGCGCGAGACGTCACACGCCGCCTTCAGCCGGGCTGCGGCGCTCGCCCGGGCGCCCTATCTGGCGCTCGCGAACACCGACGACCGGCACCACCCGGAAGCGCTCGAAAGACTGGCCCGCGTGCTCGACGCGAGGCCCGACGTGGGGCTGGTCTACGCCGACTTCTGGGTCACCGTGCGCGAGAACGCGCGCTTCGACGAAGCTCCGTTCGAGAAGCTCAAGCGCCTCGAGGAGTTCACGCTGTTCGACCTCCTCGCGCACTGCTCCGTCGGACCGCAGCCGATGTGGCGCAAGGAATTGCACCACCGGCACGGCCTGTTCGACGCCACTCTCGACGTCGCGGGAGACTGGGAGATGTGGCTGCGGTTCGCGCGGGAGGACGTCTTCCTCCATGTACCCGAGACACTCGGCGTCTACTACTACTCGCCCACGAGCTGCGAGCGCCGCGATCCGCGGCGAGCCAAGCGCGAGAACGAGCACATCCTGCGCGCGTACGACCCGCTGTGGGCGGAGCAGAACGCCCGCCGGCGGGAAGCTCGGATCGCAGCGCCGCGGCTGGACGAAATCCTGGCGCTGATCGTGCGGGGCGATGATCCCGGCCGAGCGGCAGCGAGTGTCGCCGAGCTCCGAAAGGAGCGGCCGCGGCGGCGCGATGTGCGCTTCGCCGTCGTGCGCGCGGACGAAGGGATTCCCGATGTCCCCGGCGGCCCGCCGGCCGACCCCCCCTCGTGGACGCTCCCGGAGGTGATGTCCGACGGCTGGCCGTGGCGCTACCGGGCGGTCGCGCTGATGCCCGCCGGCGCCCGCCTCACCGCACGCCGGCTCGAGGAGCTCGCCGAGCGACTCTTTGCGGGGGAGCGGACCGGGGCCCTGCGCGTCCGGGAAGGCGCCGGAGAGGTCGTGCTGTTGAGCAGCTCGGCGGTGCTGGACGCGGCCTCCCTGCTGGCGGCGCCGGAGCGGCCGGACGCATGGCTCGACGCCGTCGCCCGCCGGGGATGGAACGTCGCGGTGTGCGCCGGCGCCGAGACCGGGAACGCCTGA
- a CDS encoding NAD(P)-dependent oxidoreductase, protein MRVLVTGGAGYVGSILVERLLRDGHEVTVVDALVHGVPSLAHVASDPRFEFVYGDARDERVVLPLARRADAILPLAAVVGAPACDADPWRARTVNVDAIRMLAERTSREQLIVYPTTNSGYGTKSGEVFCTEETPLEPISLYGRTKVQAERILLDRGGAITLRLATVFGMSPRMRLDLLVNHFVWTAITEGAIVIFEKDFKRNYVHVRDVADCFAFALEHGEEMAGRPYNVGLDDANCSKAELAEKIRAHVPGFYVHFAEYGTDPDRRNYIVSNERLRQAGFEARRSLDDGIRELVKGLRMLAAAPHRNAPPVQAQRFGRPQLEPAAV, encoded by the coding sequence ATGCGCGTGCTGGTGACCGGAGGCGCCGGCTACGTCGGAAGCATCCTCGTGGAGCGGCTGCTGCGCGACGGCCACGAGGTCACCGTGGTCGACGCCCTCGTGCACGGGGTCCCTTCCCTCGCCCACGTGGCGTCCGACCCGCGCTTCGAGTTCGTCTACGGCGATGCGCGTGACGAGCGGGTCGTCCTCCCGCTGGCCCGGCGGGCCGACGCCATCCTTCCGCTGGCCGCGGTCGTCGGCGCCCCCGCCTGCGACGCCGATCCGTGGCGCGCCCGAACCGTCAACGTCGACGCCATCCGGATGCTCGCCGAGCGCACGTCGCGCGAGCAGCTGATCGTCTACCCCACCACCAACAGCGGCTACGGAACGAAGTCGGGCGAGGTCTTCTGCACCGAGGAAACGCCGCTGGAGCCGATTTCCCTCTACGGACGCACCAAGGTGCAGGCCGAGCGGATCCTGCTCGACCGCGGCGGGGCCATCACGCTGCGTTTGGCGACCGTCTTCGGCATGTCGCCGAGGATGCGGCTCGACCTTCTCGTGAATCACTTCGTCTGGACGGCCATCACCGAGGGAGCGATCGTCATCTTCGAAAAGGATTTCAAGCGCAACTACGTGCACGTGCGCGACGTGGCCGACTGCTTCGCGTTCGCGCTCGAGCACGGCGAGGAGATGGCCGGCAGGCCGTACAACGTCGGCCTCGACGACGCCAACTGCTCGAAGGCCGAACTGGCCGAGAAGATCCGAGCGCACGTGCCGGGCTTCTACGTCCACTTCGCGGAGTACGGAACCGACCCCGACCGCCGCAACTACATCGTCTCCAACGAGCGCCTGCGGCAGGCCGGCTTCGAGGCGCGCCGCAGCCTCGACGACGGTATCCGCGAGCTCGTCAAGGGCCTCCGGATGCTCGCAGCCGCTCCTCACCGCAACGCCCCGCCCGTCCAGGCGCAACGCTTCGGGCGCCCGCAGCTGGAGCCGGCGGCGGTCTGA
- a CDS encoding phosphoenolpyruvate synthase — MSVLLSGKARTLERLAGKLEHAEVLPQHRFSAAEWRRGRERILAAVLAEPWGAGPLIARSSALAEDGRRTALAGHYASVAGVRGKEGLAAAIDRVAASLDDPQGRDEIFVQPWLERVALAGVAFTRDPNTGADYLVVNYDDKSGTTDAVTSGRSNELETWYRFRRSPVPAPEPLDRVVALADELIERLGEEALDFEFALTHDGRLVLLQVRPLTAATAAARPPGEQAAVLARVARRLLEWQRPHPYLYGDRTVFGVMPDWNPAEIIGIRPRPLALSLYRELVTDSIWAYQRHNYGYRNLRSFPLLVDIAGLPYVDVRVSFNSFLPATTAPDLARRLVNHYIDRLVANPDEHDKVEFEIIFSCYTFDLHERMRVLDEAGFTAGDRERLAEDLRDLTRRIIDHRNGLWLSDRRRLDELVKRREIILESDLDLPEKIFWLLEDCKRYGTLPFAGLARAAFIAVQMLRSLVTLGVLDESEYALFMESVETVGSRMARDLATLPRAAFLARYGHLRPGTYDILSPRYDEAPERYLCHTAPPPRATKRFTLDLGQLGRIEKLLSEHGLGKDVLGLFEFIRGAIEGREYAKFVFTRSLSDALVLLGRLAEHCGLDLEDASFVTIQAVQKAVSSCEDIAEALRASAEHGRRRYEMTRQIVLPPLIVDPREVWDFHLPPSEPNFITQKRAAGPVRFADAPPSELRGAILLLPRADPGFDWIFTHGIAGFVTAYGGINSHMAIRAGELGIPAVVGAGEKLYRRYAAARELEIDASARQVRILR; from the coding sequence GTGAGCGTCCTGCTCTCCGGGAAGGCCCGGACGCTCGAGCGGCTTGCCGGAAAGCTCGAGCACGCGGAGGTGCTGCCGCAGCATCGCTTCAGCGCCGCAGAATGGCGGCGCGGCCGCGAGCGGATTCTGGCGGCGGTGCTCGCCGAACCGTGGGGCGCGGGGCCGCTCATCGCCCGCAGCAGCGCGCTGGCCGAGGACGGCCGGCGCACCGCCCTGGCCGGCCACTACGCGTCGGTCGCCGGCGTTCGGGGCAAGGAGGGCCTGGCGGCGGCGATCGACCGCGTGGCGGCGAGCCTCGACGACCCGCAGGGAAGGGACGAGATCTTCGTCCAGCCCTGGCTCGAGCGGGTCGCGCTCGCCGGCGTGGCCTTCACGCGCGATCCCAACACCGGCGCCGACTACCTGGTCGTCAACTACGACGACAAGAGCGGGACGACAGACGCCGTCACCTCCGGACGGAGCAACGAGCTCGAAACCTGGTACCGATTCCGCCGGTCGCCGGTTCCGGCGCCGGAACCGCTGGACCGCGTGGTCGCGCTGGCTGACGAGCTGATCGAACGACTGGGCGAGGAGGCGCTCGACTTCGAGTTCGCGCTCACGCACGACGGCCGGCTCGTCCTGCTCCAGGTCCGACCACTGACCGCTGCGACCGCCGCAGCACGGCCCCCCGGCGAGCAGGCAGCCGTCCTCGCCCGCGTCGCCCGGCGCCTGCTGGAATGGCAGCGACCCCATCCCTACCTCTACGGTGACCGCACGGTGTTCGGCGTGATGCCGGACTGGAACCCCGCGGAGATCATCGGCATCCGCCCGCGGCCGCTGGCGCTCTCGCTGTACCGCGAGTTGGTCACCGACAGCATCTGGGCCTACCAGCGTCACAACTACGGCTACCGCAACCTGCGGAGCTTTCCCCTGCTCGTCGACATCGCCGGCCTTCCCTATGTGGACGTGAGGGTGTCCTTCAACTCGTTCCTTCCGGCAACGACCGCCCCGGACCTGGCCCGGCGGCTCGTCAACCACTACATCGATCGCCTGGTGGCGAACCCTGACGAGCACGACAAGGTCGAGTTCGAGATCATCTTCTCCTGCTACACATTCGATCTTCACGAGAGGATGCGGGTCCTCGACGAGGCGGGGTTCACCGCCGGCGACCGCGAACGGCTCGCCGAGGACCTGAGGGATCTGACGCGGAGAATCATCGACCATCGGAACGGCCTCTGGCTCTCCGACCGGAGGCGGCTCGACGAGCTGGTCAAGAGGCGCGAGATCATCCTCGAGTCCGACCTCGATCTTCCGGAGAAGATCTTCTGGCTGCTCGAGGATTGCAAGCGATACGGAACGCTTCCCTTCGCTGGACTCGCACGCGCCGCGTTCATCGCCGTGCAGATGCTGCGCTCCCTCGTGACACTGGGTGTCCTCGACGAGAGCGAGTACGCCCTGTTCATGGAGAGCGTGGAAACGGTCGGCTCGCGCATGGCCCGCGATCTGGCGACTCTCCCGCGCGCCGCGTTCCTGGCTCGCTACGGGCACCTCCGCCCCGGCACCTACGACATCCTCTCGCCTCGCTACGACGAGGCCCCGGAGCGGTACCTCTGTCACACCGCCCCGCCGCCGCGCGCGACGAAGCGGTTCACCCTCGATCTCGGCCAGCTCGGGCGCATCGAGAAGCTTCTGAGCGAACACGGGCTCGGCAAGGACGTGCTCGGCCTGTTCGAGTTCATCCGGGGCGCGATCGAGGGTCGCGAATACGCCAAATTCGTCTTCACCCGCAGCCTCAGCGACGCGCTCGTGCTCCTCGGACGCCTCGCGGAGCACTGCGGGCTCGACCTCGAGGACGCCTCCTTCGTGACGATCCAGGCGGTGCAGAAAGCGGTGTCTTCGTGCGAAGACATCGCCGAAGCGCTGCGGGCATCGGCCGAACATGGCCGGCGCCGCTACGAGATGACGCGGCAAATCGTCCTGCCGCCGCTGATCGTCGATCCGCGCGAGGTCTGGGATTTTCACCTCCCGCCCTCGGAGCCGAACTTCATCACCCAGAAGAGAGCGGCCGGGCCGGTGCGTTTCGCCGACGCTCCTCCCTCGGAGCTGCGCGGGGCGATCCTCCTCCTCCCGCGCGCCGATCCCGGGTTCGACTGGATCTTCACCCATGGGATCGCCGGCTTCGTCACCGCGTACGGCGGAATCAACTCGCACATGGCGATCCGCGCCGGCGAGCTGGGTATCCCGGCCGTCGTCGGGGCCGGCGAAAAGCTCTACCGCCGATATGCCGCCGCCCGGGAGCTCGAGATCGACGCTTCGGCGCGACAGGTGAGGATCCTGAGATGA
- a CDS encoding HAD family hydrolase, whose amino-acid sequence MSGPVLLLDRDGTIVVQEERYLTEPSRLRLLPGAGAALARLRRAGYRLAVLTNQSPIERGLLTWERLRAIHRRLIEELARHGAELDGIFVCPHRPERGCSCRKPQPGLVWQAAAKLRFDPKESWIIGDNACDVELAHAVGARSVLVLTGHGAGLPEAVRARADLVVPDLAAAAERIQAELRAPRREEVFA is encoded by the coding sequence ATGAGCGGACCGGTGTTGCTGCTCGACCGCGACGGGACGATCGTCGTGCAGGAGGAGCGTTACCTCACCGAACCGTCACGCCTGCGACTGCTTCCGGGGGCGGGCGCGGCGCTCGCCCGCCTGCGGCGGGCCGGATACCGCCTCGCGGTGCTGACCAACCAGTCCCCGATCGAACGCGGGCTCCTGACGTGGGAGCGGCTGCGCGCGATTCACCGCCGGCTCATCGAGGAGCTGGCTCGCCACGGAGCCGAGCTGGACGGCATCTTCGTCTGCCCGCACCGGCCGGAGCGGGGGTGCTCCTGCCGCAAACCGCAGCCGGGCCTCGTGTGGCAGGCAGCGGCGAAGCTGCGCTTCGACCCGAAAGAGTCCTGGATCATCGGCGACAACGCCTGCGACGTCGAGCTGGCGCACGCTGTCGGCGCCCGCTCGGTGCTCGTGCTCACCGGCCACGGAGCGGGCCTGCCGGAGGCGGTGCGGGCGCGCGCCGATCTGGTGGTGCCCGACCTGGCGGCCGCCGCGGAGCGGATTCAGGCGGAGCTCCGCGCCCCCCGGCGGGAGGAGGTGTTCGCGTGA
- a CDS encoding phosphocholine cytidylyltransferase family protein, which produces MGGTAPSRSGDRRRGSVRPRHAGRAYPRRTSMRRGTRGLILAAGRGSRLGRLTSRRPKALVPLAGKPLIAHQLDSFREAGVHPVAVVSGYLGGQLRDLGVDLFENPEWSRTQMVRSLACAAPWLREGPTVISYGDVICAPSVLRRLAECEEEIAVACDLEWRRLWEARFDDPLADAETFRFAPDGSVAEIGHRPRRIAEIEAQYMGLFRLTPEGWRRIEQRLARWGRRETDGLDVTTLLDRLIEDDVRVAAVPVRGGWIEVDRPGDLELYERWIREGKSFLSACTRR; this is translated from the coding sequence ATGGGAGGAACCGCGCCGTCCCGATCTGGTGATCGACGTCGAGGATCGGTTCGACCCCGACACGCTGGCCGGGCATATCCTCGGAGAACTTCGATGAGACGCGGGACGCGCGGGCTGATTCTTGCGGCGGGGCGGGGTTCGCGTCTGGGCCGGCTGACGTCGCGCCGCCCCAAGGCGCTGGTGCCGCTCGCCGGAAAACCGCTGATCGCCCACCAGCTCGACTCGTTTCGCGAGGCCGGCGTGCACCCCGTCGCCGTCGTGAGCGGCTATCTCGGCGGACAGCTGCGTGACCTGGGGGTCGACCTGTTCGAGAATCCCGAATGGTCGCGAACGCAGATGGTCCGCTCGCTCGCCTGCGCCGCGCCTTGGCTGCGTGAAGGCCCGACGGTGATCAGCTACGGCGATGTCATCTGCGCGCCGTCCGTGCTGCGCCGGCTGGCCGAGTGTGAAGAAGAGATCGCGGTCGCCTGCGATCTCGAGTGGCGACGGCTGTGGGAGGCACGATTCGACGATCCGCTGGCGGACGCCGAAACGTTCCGCTTCGCTCCCGACGGCTCCGTCGCCGAAATCGGCCACCGCCCGCGCCGAATCGCGGAGATCGAGGCCCAGTACATGGGGCTTTTCCGCCTCACGCCCGAGGGATGGCGGCGAATCGAGCAGCGGCTCGCGAGATGGGGCCGCCGCGAGACCGACGGCCTCGATGTCACCACGCTGCTCGATCGCCTGATCGAGGACGATGTCCGCGTCGCCGCGGTTCCGGTGCGCGGCGGCTGGATCGAGGTCGATCGGCCGGGCGATCTCGAGCTTTACGAACGGTGGATCCGGGAGGGGAAGTCGTTCCTGTCGGCCTGCACCAGGAGATGA
- a CDS encoding MFS transporter, giving the protein MANRHPKGLYPLFFTEMWERLAFYLMLGILFLYLTDRERGGLGLTTGQAGEIFGTYLAFVYFTPFLGGMIADRVLGYRRSILLGGVLMALGYFSLGIRSLQTLYIGLVLICLGNGFFKPNISTMVGNLYEAGDPRRDAGFNIFYMGINIGAAVSALVATPIRNLWNFNYAFVAAGIGLLVGVAILLSHWKPLERGDRKSQPAPGETGLKEVALVILLPALLFGILGYFLGTKVKFLHDTLGGSTTGFLLGVVPIIGYFVYLARTAEPEERPGLSALMPVFLAGATFFMILHLSGGLFTIWARDDTNRVAPWLPFKQVYAQVAMPSYYFNAAPDVPRPREELFVDTDDRTATLFGAKILTQQAVDRILAEHPDLRAADPESTPMELDWQALVCKIYDEKNVKIKTEKDAHGHETLSVQIEPETAVPLGKVIFLRSVEGRDAPVFLVTPEVHRKVFANAAPEARLPAGKFLKLANPELITGLFNPLFVVLLTPLVVGFFGWLMRRGIVVSTARKIFYGMCLTAAALGIMALAAWTSQDGAYKVSAWWMILAYLVVTTGELCLSPMGLSLVTKLSPARYAGLMMGGWFLATAIGSKLSGFISGLEPTTNLFVVLVVATLAVAGFLFLLLPWLERTLEKYGA; this is encoded by the coding sequence GTGGCGAACAGACACCCGAAGGGGCTCTATCCGCTCTTCTTCACCGAGATGTGGGAGCGCCTGGCCTTCTACCTGATGCTGGGCATCCTGTTCCTTTACCTCACCGACCGGGAACGCGGCGGCCTGGGCCTGACGACCGGACAGGCGGGCGAGATCTTCGGGACCTACCTGGCCTTCGTCTACTTCACACCGTTCCTGGGCGGAATGATCGCCGACCGTGTTCTCGGCTACCGGCGCTCCATCCTCCTCGGCGGGGTGCTGATGGCGCTCGGCTACTTCAGCCTCGGCATTCGCAGCCTGCAAACGCTCTACATCGGCCTCGTGCTGATCTGCCTCGGCAACGGCTTCTTCAAGCCGAACATCTCGACGATGGTCGGCAATCTGTACGAAGCCGGCGATCCGCGCCGCGATGCGGGATTCAACATCTTTTACATGGGCATCAACATCGGCGCGGCGGTCTCCGCTCTCGTCGCGACGCCGATCCGCAACCTGTGGAACTTCAACTACGCGTTCGTCGCCGCCGGGATCGGACTGCTCGTGGGTGTGGCGATCCTGTTGAGTCACTGGAAACCGCTCGAGCGAGGTGACCGGAAATCGCAGCCCGCTCCGGGCGAGACCGGCCTGAAGGAGGTCGCCCTCGTCATCCTCCTGCCGGCGCTCCTCTTCGGTATCCTCGGCTACTTCCTCGGTACGAAGGTCAAGTTCCTCCACGACACGCTCGGCGGCAGCACGACCGGGTTCCTGCTGGGCGTCGTGCCGATCATCGGCTACTTCGTGTATCTGGCGAGGACCGCGGAGCCCGAGGAGCGGCCGGGACTTTCCGCGCTGATGCCGGTCTTCCTCGCCGGGGCGACGTTCTTCATGATCCTGCACCTGAGCGGAGGACTGTTCACCATCTGGGCACGGGACGACACGAACCGCGTGGCGCCGTGGCTGCCGTTCAAACAGGTCTACGCTCAGGTGGCGATGCCGTCCTACTACTTCAATGCCGCCCCCGACGTGCCGCGCCCGCGCGAGGAGCTCTTCGTCGACACCGACGACCGCACGGCAACGCTTTTCGGCGCGAAGATCCTCACCCAGCAGGCCGTCGACAGGATCCTCGCCGAGCATCCCGACCTCCGGGCCGCCGACCCGGAGAGCACCCCCATGGAGCTGGACTGGCAGGCGTTGGTCTGCAAGATCTACGACGAGAAGAACGTCAAGATCAAGACGGAAAAGGATGCCCATGGGCACGAGACCCTTTCCGTTCAGATCGAGCCGGAAACCGCTGTACCGTTGGGGAAGGTGATCTTCCTCCGCTCCGTCGAGGGGCGGGATGCGCCGGTGTTCCTCGTCACCCCGGAGGTGCACCGGAAGGTGTTCGCCAATGCGGCTCCGGAGGCGCGGCTACCGGCCGGGAAGTTCCTCAAGCTGGCGAATCCGGAGTTGATCACCGGCCTGTTCAACCCGCTGTTCGTCGTCTTGCTGACGCCGCTGGTGGTCGGATTCTTCGGCTGGCTGATGCGCCGAGGGATCGTGGTGAGCACGGCGAGGAAGATCTTCTACGGCATGTGCCTCACCGCGGCGGCCCTGGGGATCATGGCACTCGCCGCGTGGACGTCGCAGGACGGAGCCTACAAGGTCTCCGCATGGTGGATGATCCTGGCCTACCTCGTGGTGACGACCGGCGAGTTGTGCCTGTCCCCGATGGGGCTGTCGCTGGTGACAAAGCTCTCGCCCGCCCGTTACGCCGGGCTGATGATGGGCGGCTGGTTCCTGGCGACCGCGATCGGTTCGAAGCTCTCCGGCTTCATCAGCGGGCTGGAGCCGACGACCAACCTGTTCGTCGTGCTGGTCGTGGCGACACTGGCCGTCGCCGGGTTCCTGTTCCTGCTGCTGCCGTGGCTCGAGCGCACGCTGGAGAAGTACGGCGCCTGA
- a CDS encoding adenylyl-sulfate kinase — MKLVGLTQRIDADARGERRDALERRWHRFLARCGLAGVPLPNDAAAAEALLDRLPLAGIILTGGNDLAGAGGDAPERDALERILIERAERERWPVLGVCRGLQLIAVHHGARIERVAGHAGTRHLLDGHGVPAEVNSYHDWGVLESPPQLLVRARSPDGVIEAIETRDGRLAAIQWHPEREPSPAAADRHLLDSLFGGPGRPGASEGTVYWITGLSGAGKTTLGRALVDRLRAAGRPALLLDGDSLREAIAADLGHDMADRHRSAMRNARLCRLLASQGADVVCCTISMFEDVRSWNRDHIPRYREIYLRASLALLEARDPKGIYAAARRGEIRHVWGVDLPWEEPRRPDLVIDVEDRFDPDTLAGHILGELR, encoded by the coding sequence ATGAAGCTGGTGGGCCTGACCCAGCGGATCGACGCCGACGCGCGTGGCGAGAGGCGTGACGCTCTCGAGCGGCGCTGGCACCGTTTTCTCGCCCGCTGCGGTCTCGCCGGAGTGCCTCTGCCCAACGACGCTGCGGCGGCGGAGGCGCTTCTCGACCGGCTTCCGCTCGCGGGAATCATCCTGACCGGGGGGAACGACCTCGCCGGGGCCGGCGGCGACGCTCCCGAGCGCGATGCTCTCGAGCGCATACTGATCGAGCGCGCCGAGCGCGAGCGCTGGCCGGTTCTCGGCGTCTGCCGCGGCCTTCAACTCATCGCCGTTCACCACGGCGCCCGGATCGAGCGTGTCGCCGGTCACGCGGGAACGCGGCATCTCCTGGACGGCCACGGCGTCCCGGCCGAGGTCAATAGCTACCACGACTGGGGTGTCCTGGAGTCCCCGCCGCAACTCCTCGTCCGCGCACGCTCTCCCGACGGGGTGATCGAGGCGATCGAGACGCGCGACGGGCGGCTCGCGGCGATCCAGTGGCATCCCGAGCGAGAGCCATCACCGGCTGCCGCGGACCGGCATCTCCTAGACAGCCTGTTCGGCGGACCGGGACGCCCCGGCGCCTCCGAAGGCACCGTCTACTGGATCACGGGGCTCTCCGGCGCCGGCAAGACGACGCTCGGCCGCGCGCTGGTGGATCGCCTGCGCGCCGCCGGGCGGCCGGCGCTCCTGCTCGACGGCGACTCACTGCGGGAGGCCATCGCCGCCGATCTCGGACACGACATGGCCGATCGCCATCGCTCCGCGATGCGCAACGCGAGGCTGTGCCGGCTGCTCGCCTCCCAGGGCGCCGACGTCGTCTGCTGCACGATCTCGATGTTCGAGGACGTGCGGAGCTGGAACCGCGATCACATCCCCCGCTACCGCGAGATCTACCTGCGGGCGTCGCTCGCGTTGCTGGAGGCCCGCGATCCCAAGGGAATCTACGCCGCAGCCCGCCGCGGCGAGATCCGGCACGTGTGGGGCGTCGATCTGCCATGGGAGGAACCGCGCCGTCCCGATCTGGTGATCGACGTCGAGGATCGGTTCGACCCCGACACGCTGGCCGGGCATATCCTCGGAGAACTTCGATGA